In Eulemur rufifrons isolate Redbay chromosome 2, OSU_ERuf_1, whole genome shotgun sequence, the sequence CTAACTACATGGCACCAGAAAACCACACAGATATATCAGAATTTCTCCTCTTGGGTCTGTCAGAAGATCCTGAACTTCAGCCCCTTATCTATGGGCTGTTCCTGGCCATGTACCTGGTCACGGTGCTCGGGAACCTGCTCATCATCCTGGCCGTCAGCTCTGACACCCacctccacacccccatgtacttcttcctctccatccTGTCCATTGTTGACATCTGTTTCATCTCCACCACCATCCCAAAGATGCTGGTTAACATCAACACACACAGCAAAGACATCTCCTACATGGGATGCCTCACTCAGGTGTATTTTTTCATGATGTTTGGTGGACTGGATAATTTCCTCCTGAccgtgatggcctatgaccggtttgtggccatctgccacccccTGCACTACACAGTCATCATGAACCCCCGCCTCTGTGCCCTCCTGGTTCTGATGTCTTGGTTCATCATGTCCCTGGATGCCCTGGTTCATGTTCTACTTATACTGAGGCTGACCTTTTCCTTAGAAACAGAAATCCCACATTTCTTCTGTGACCTGGCTCAGATGCTCCAGGTGGCCCACTCTGACACCTTTATCAATAACATCTGCTTGTACTTGTTGGTTGTGTTGCTGGGTATGTTTCCTGTCACAGGGATCCTCTACTCCTACTCTAAAATTGTCTCCTCCTTAATGAGGATGTCTTCCACTTCAGCAAAGAATAAAGCATTTTCCACCTGTGGGTCTCACCTCTCTGTGGTCCTCTTGTTCTATGGAACAGGACTTGGGGTCTACCTCAGTTCTGCTGTGACCCCTTTTTCCCAGAGCAGTGCCATTGCCTCAGTGATGTACACGGTGGTCACccccatgctgaaccccttcatctacagcctgaggaacaagGACGTGAAGGGGGCCCTGGAAAGACTGCTCAGCACGGCAGCCTCTTGCCTTTGACAGACACATCACCAGTTCAGAACTAAGTGGACATTGTGAGCCTCCAAAACAAATGTGAATTTAAGTATCCTGGATCTTTCTCCTTTAAATGAGATGtttcctttgtttatttccaAAGCACCTATGAGTCTGCTCATTCTCAATTCCCCTCAGCCCCGGATAACACCTCTGCTAGTTGGGATGATTGACGTGGTGGGTTGAGCGTGTTCCTCAACCCTGAGTGTTCTGAGCTTGGTCATCATTTCCTTTTCATGTGACAGCTGGTGTATTTCACCATTAATGTTCGAATTGAGAATAGGCCTTAGAGGGGGGACACATTGCATATCAGTGTGACCTTGATATGACCTTCAGTAGAAGAGGCTATAGTTCAACCCACTGACTCTCCTCTCATAAATACTTTACCCAATTAACCTCTGTCCCTTAAAAAAGGCCCAGGAAACCATGAAGTTGCCACTTGCTGAACTTACACACAGAAGTTTATCCAAATGTCCAAAGGGGTGGACAGTAAAAAAATGCTGTGCTGCATCTTCCACTAACGCATCTCAGAATTAAAGTTTTATTCTTCCATGTGTGGGCAGTGTGGCCATGTGACAGCCCTCAGCCTCAACCTTCTTAGAGTATATTCCTCAGCTAAAGGAGGCTGCTTCACCCAAGGTCTGTGGGGAGTGTGACTGACCGACAGCCACTTGCATCCACCAGTGTGTTGACACTGAGGTTGATCCTGGGCTGCTCTCCAGCCACTGACCGAGCACAGCAAGACACCTGTGCATGCTGCTTCCTGGGCCCACACAATGACAACGATCACCTGGGTCAGTTCCACCTGCCAGCATGTGATTCCTCTTCTTGGCAGGAAAGTACTGAAATTCCAGTCAGCATCGTGGCTGGAAGGTCGTTAAGACTTTCGCCCTGTCTCTGGAAAAGTTAGCCCTTCAGGAGTCAAGACTTCTACATCTACACAATTTGTACTTGCAGAGACCAGAAGCACACACTCCCCAGGTGGCTCCCTGGGAGTATCATTAGGTGGGG encodes:
- the LOC138401244 gene encoding olfactory receptor 7D4-like, which translates into the protein MAPENHTDISEFLLLGLSEDPELQPLIYGLFLAMYLVTVLGNLLIILAVSSDTHLHTPMYFFLSILSIVDICFISTTIPKMLVNINTHSKDISYMGCLTQVYFFMMFGGLDNFLLTVMAYDRFVAICHPLHYTVIMNPRLCALLVLMSWFIMSLDALVHVLLILRLTFSLETEIPHFFCDLAQMLQVAHSDTFINNICLYLLVVLLGMFPVTGILYSYSKIVSSLMRMSSTSAKNKAFSTCGSHLSVVLLFYGTGLGVYLSSAVTPFSQSSAIASVMYTVVTPMLNPFIYSLRNKDVKGALERLLSTAASCL